Within Malus domestica chromosome 04, GDT2T_hap1, the genomic segment TACTAAGATTCTATCCTCGACCCTGATCGGCTGATCATGTACGTACAAATTATAGCATTTGGACATCAAGGATTCCAGTTCAGATAAGTATGTAGCGCTTATATAATATGAGAAATAGGAAAAAATAATATAGCAATTGTGAGGTGTCAAGTAGTCAATGATTCATTAATCAATAAGATCTTACTCTCACGGAAAATACAAGCAAATCTTTTAGTAAATGCATAAAgatagagaaaaacaaaagaaaccacAAAATTATATCTATTTTCTGTTCAACCTGCTACAGGAGCTAACATATTGCCATAATTTATTTCAGTAATTCCTCCATAAATTATTTTCCTGGCAACCAAGCCGAGAATCAGGAGAAAAGGTCATTCATCCGgtgaaaagaaaggaaagaaagaggTCAGGGAATATTAAGGATGATATAGTAACTAttttatatatatcatatatgataAGCCAAGAATATCAGACTTGCCTGAGTTTACATTTCCTCAAGTTCATCACCTTTCTTTACTGCTGTAAATTAGGTCATGGCTGAAAGATGATGAAAACCCTAAATCCTCCTCTCaccgtcctcctcctcctcctcctcctcctcctccggcCCCCAACTTTTCGACATCGAAGACTGATAATCTCCTCTTGATGACATTCCTCTCAGCTTTTGAAGCACCATCGCCATCTTTCCTTGGACAAATTCAGTGAcaccaaaagaaagaaattgaaCGACGACAGAGACTGATCCTGTGAATTCCTTCAGAAACTGGTCACTTAGGTAGAAGTTAGAATTaaggtgtagagagagagagagagagagagagagggtgaagCCATACAATTTGGCGTGGTTGGTCATGCTTATATAATGAGACGGATGAAACAAAGGTGTGAAAATGATATAATTTAGGCCACGTACGTACATGGGGAGGACCTACTTCACATGTCCTCGATGTGTTTATAGATAATAGGAATATCCATTAAGTAAAGAAGCACCCCCTCCCTTATAATTTAAAGTTGGAATCTGAGGTGACCTATCCAGTTTGGATCCACGTACCAaacattaattaaaacaaaaacaatattcATTTTTGAGCTTTAGTTGGCCAAAACCTACGAGAGATTTTTTAGCGTGACTGTTACACGAGGTGGTACATCATGTGTctttatataaatggtgagttatgtatgttaaaaagttaataacttaaaaattaaaaaatttcaccacttacataaaaacaggTGGTGTACCATCTGTATTCCAtttacaactaaaaatttctcctattGAACAACCTAAACTGGCCTCTAATTAAGTCAATCACTAGGGTTTtaataacaataacaataacACAAGATAGATCTCGGTTGTTTCATCTAATTGAGACATTCTATATAAGAATTGGCAGCATTAGTTTGGTTGCTTATGTAATTGTTCTAGAGGTTCTTGTAGTTTTCCCTCTTTGACTTTGCGAGCCATCCTCGAGCGTCTTCCGGTGATGGAATCGGGTCCGGCACGCGGATGTTGTCTCCCACTTATCAATTAAGCTTTGAACTAGTAAATGGTGGGTGTcctattaaaagaaaaagaacttcttcaatTTCAACGAacttataacttttttttttaacttttattagATTAAATGGAGTAAGCGTTGTGACTTGTGTCAATggtcttcaactcttcaatctCAATTGTTGAAAGGATTAGTTTTTTAGTACATCATTTATATTTGATTGTTGTGTCCTCAATCTTTAACGGcgtcaatttttaattttgatcagTTCAACAATTGagatttaatttttgatcattTTAACAAGTTTTCTTTAAATCCATTTCAATTAGGTTAAATTCGTCATTTTCATGATGCATTATGAAAGAAACATAGGGATGCTTATGTCCATAATAGGTGTGTCATGCATGACAAAGAGTCACATTATCGACTCATTCTTTTTTATCTGTCGTGTCATAATAATTTAGAATCATTATTCCAAGGTAGGCATGGTATAAACTTTTAGTATTGCTTAAGGTCTCATAAAAGATAATCAACCTTGTTTCTTTAGctaataattatataaaaatctAATCTAATTTATCATGCATATACACTTTCATCCTCCTTTGTTTGATCACATTTTGAAGGAACCGAATCTTAAACCTTAAATCCTAACTCATTATGTCAATTTTTCTCATTACTTTCCAATTCAACTTTTCTCACCATTTGAACTAGCCGAGAGGACTTAGTACCCTCCATCCGTTTTAATGAAGATACAACAATAacaataaagttttattttactAAGTGGGATCAGCTGCATGAATCCTAAAAAACTACTATGTTCAGTTTTGCATCAAATATTCTGTTAGCTTTACGTACTCTATATCTTTTGTTAATGGAGATAGATACCATTAATTTGTAAGGACTCGTTAGTGGGGAGGGTTTACTGTAAACATGTGGTTTGAATAATTAACAAGGATTAAGGACAAGAGTTAACAAAGTCAAGGGCACGTCTGTTGGATTTGTTCAGATTGATTGGTGGATGTTTCAAGTAAAGTGCGGgactttttattaattaaaacctAATTTTGGGTTGGACGGGACGAAACTGGATCCCCTCCGGACCTAAAGGAACTGAACCCACTCATTAAATGATtcagaccattgaaatttgatccaactgcTACAAACAAGGgttcctctaaaagttataataattatagccgtttgatcaaatttcaatagtccGGATCATTTGATTATTGGGTTCAGTTCCTTTGGGTCCAGAGGGGATCCGGTTCCCGGACCAAATGCTAATCTAATCAACCCTACAAATGCAACTGAAAAAACTCACGAACCAATCGGATTTCGGAACATGTCGAAACACACAGAGGTTAAGTGCATCAGAATTCAGAACCTAAAAGCTACAACCCAACTCGAAAGTTTGctttaaaaaaaggaaaagaaactcaacttaataatgatttTATGAAATCTTCAGAACGAAGCACATCATTAACTGTGACGATGATGGTTTAATCCTAAACAGTTTTTAAACAACAATCTCGTACAACTGGGCAAACTACCCCACCATATATCACGATTTCCACCAAACAAAATTTTCTACCTTGACAccgttaaaaaagaaaaaggaaagaaaattgaatttcTAGGAAGCCAAATTCTTCTAAATTTAATGCACAAGGACAAACATCTCTAATCATGCTCTGTAGTCTCGAGTCAAATTTTAATTGAAGGGTTGTGATTGTCACACACCCTTAATTACTTTTTCCACACCCCttcctatattttttttagtacttaATTGGTATCCTCCTATTTAATCTTCCATATATACCCCTCCCTATTtaatctttcattaattaccataaaaaaataggaagggtatatatggaagattaaatagtaggataccaattaactattaaaaaataggaAGGGGTGTGGGAAAAGTAGTTAAGGatgtgtgaaaatcacaaccctaattgaaaagttactttaagagcTCCTTGTAAATTTCAACTCCAATTATACTCTCTAATTTAGGGAGTCATAATAATTGTGAACCAATaggattaaattttttatttaaaattaatattgTAATAATTAATGCTAGGAGCTCCTTTCTCACTCCATAGATTAGGAGCTCCTAGAAGTTTGGCTATACTAGGAGCATGATAGGAAGTGTGATTCaagaaaattttcaactttttttaatattttggtgAGCTAGCTCATTTAGAGGACCCATTGAAGATGTTTTAAGCGTGATATGTGAAAAAGTAGGAATTGTTAGTTAAAAGAAAAGGGGAAGTTTCTATTAGGGTTAGCTCAGTAGTGAGAGGGAGTAAGAATGAAGGGTAAGAGTACGTTAGACTTAGAGTTGAAAACTCTCTAATGTGACCAAAGAAAATACAAGGTTTTTTAACATGTCGATGTTATAAACCACCCATGTGTTGGGGAATGAGATCGAGCACACAACTATGGCCTAACGGTGTCCAATTTTCACTTCATTAGAAGAGGCTTCAGATTTAATTCGTATGGATATGAAAACGATATATATTTGTATTGAGTTAAATCAAAGACGGAGTTAGAAACTTTATAGGTGTGGGTTAATATATTCTGTGTTGGAGCATGAAGTGTATGTTATATATAGGGTGGGGCAAAAAATTTGTATTTCACAAATTTATGCTACATATTAGTAgcttattctattttttttttccaagaatTGCACTAGGTTATTGCCCCTGAGATGAGAGCCTATAAATAGCTCCGTCCTTGGGTTCAAATACTAAATTGTGATTCACTGTTAAGTATCGTTGTAACTTGTCGTATCTTAtcattcataaaataaaaaataaataaaaaaagaacaaacaaaGTAGAGAGTTCAGATGTAAAGATGGACACACTACTATTAATCAACTGTCTAAGCCTTCCTTACATGGAATCGATTATCATCCTTGTTTTATTAGttcaaaacataaacaaatGACAAGATGTAGTGGTCAACCTGTCTTTACTTCACTCATTTATCCATTTGTTCACTATACACTATAGAATTATTAGAGagtttttgtttcatatttcttCCCCTCCAATTGCTTTGACATTGATGTTGGACTTGTTATGACTCCACTTGTCGAAACACAAGACTCACGTGGCCGTCTAAGAGCTTTTTTTGAAAGTGCTTTGAGACAACTAAAAGTACTTTCGACTAGTTTGACAGaaaaaagtgaaatgtttttttttaaatttttttatataacgaTGTTCATCATTATCATTTATTCATGTGAGTCAACTTGAGttatctcacttacaagtgaagaaaaatatcattaaaccGTAATACTAGTTTGTACAATaggggtgcgtttgttgcgccggactgtctcggactggactagctgccgggactaagctggactggcttagactggactaagctggactaacttagtgaagcgtttggtgcagtctcggactaagaagcaggataagaaaaacaatattgttcaccagatttgtgtttgcttagactaggactacaaatttttgtcattgtgtaatagagtaatgctacaaatctcatgatatgggttaattggagcatatttttgccatgtatattatgaatcttaaaaaaaattgacaattgttttgtttctattacctgctaatagaattgggtttaatttgcaaatgtagcttgatttaaactctatcacccaacagaagaaaaataatagtggccaatacatgcaacttcaacaaatacaagtacataagatctccataatttagaaaatcctagttaacattagttaacattagccaaaatagatctccataatttacaaaatggctagtaaacataagccaaaatactagtgcaaagctaagttataagtcataacataagactgtatgattaataaaatacatccatgttaacgttaataaaatacatccatgttaacattagccaaaatcctcatccgcTTGCGTTGTCTCTTAAAAGTctttggacgaacactttcttgagttccggtttgattgccctgaacactcccacattttttggtttatccaaaataagagacaatgcatcaatttgatccataggagagagacccattgcttcaagttcattagctatgtcagtatgatctgcagtaccttgaactaaagcttcagttaccatttgcatcctcttcccactttcaacataaaaatctttcagtccactgataattgcctcggttccatcacttgaacttcccacagctcttttcctctttctttggctattttcagatggggtgctttgttggctttgttggttcattgaagaaacaaaattatcacctccaatatcactttcaccaacatgatcatgactttgttcctccaccatttgagcaggggtttcggctacattacccgtagcccgatcttttccaaatatatatgcaaatctatcaaacagtggaaaaggtttgcttctccatccatcggcttctttatttctctaagattatatcaacatagcaaaactaaaatttagcatgcgtaacaaatataggagcaagaatataactaatgcataaataaaataggatatgaacctgcacataagtttgccatgcgtcatcactgtcaacttcaacgcactttttgacatcattccatgcaaatccacttgtgtttatcatgtcaacgaccatactatatgtttttttccatttcttcaacttggactcaatatgtggatttgcctttatatttgaatgaggacataaaacattgacagcttttgctatttcaaccaaagtaccttgtttgaaagcaccggtgtcacaccgttgcttccgagcaacaaaatcctcaagaactcctagtaatacttcttcctcaaatgcttcccatttacgccttcttccttttggctcttgagtagcattcaaaatattttcgttatccatacctaaacaaaaaatattttaatgaaggaaaataccatacaaataatcaatttgcataatatccaatcaacttgcataatatccaatcaacttgcataatatccaattaatttgcataccatccaatcattgtgctaatatctaacaaatgcatgataaaaaggaatactaaaataaaatgttatcattaaaacatatagctagttcggttgctggttcctaattgctctccactcattatacatttcctCAGCCATATCATTCCTCATTGCAGTCCACTGGTCCGATGATTgaacactaccaacatattcaccttcttctgtattttgtccatcttctattattggcaaattctccattggatctactaacatctcttgcctaataagattgtgtagtaggcaacaagcggtaattattcgaccttgtgtccttatcggatagaaagatggactccttagtatcgaccaccttccttttagcaagccaaaacagcgttcaattacattccttgccttagaatgcttcatgttaaaatattcttccttattagaaggtgttcgtccctcccattcagataaatg encodes:
- the LOC139195381 gene encoding uncharacterized protein isoform X2; its protein translation is MDNENILNATQEPKGRRRKWEAFEEEVLLGVLEDFVARKQRCDTGAFKQGTLVEIAKAVNVLCPHSNIKANPHIESKLKKWKKTYSMVVDMINTSGFAWNDVKKCVEVDSDDAWQTYVQRNKEADGWRSKPFPLFDRFAYIFGKDRATGNVAETPAQMVEEQSHDHVGESDIGGDNFVSSMNQQSQQSTPSENSQRKRKRAVGSSSDGTEAIISGLKDFYVESGKRMQMVTEALVQGTADHTDIANELEAMGLSPMDQIDALSLILDKPKNVGVFRAIKPELKKVFVQRLLRDNASG